In a genomic window of Ralstonia nicotianae:
- a CDS encoding NAD(P)/FAD-dependent oxidoreductase, with product MTRVTSLPADDSTCGWFHLSQPRRPKPSHSGTTNARWAVVGAGFTGLAAARQLALNFPDDEVVLVDAQEVGFGASGRNAGFAIDLPHDIGAEDYIGDIETAKISLNLNLTGQRILKSLVDAHQIDCQFRASGKYQAAVEDRGVAVLEAYRRGLDKLGQAYEMIDGKDLPHHIGTSFYRQALFTPGTALIQPSALVKGLADSLPRNVSLYERTAIADVEYGEKIVLSHAHGRIAADKLILTNNAFGMRFGFLCGTMLPIFTYASLTRPLTPAEQACLGGKPFWGLIPADPFGTTLRRTHDNRILVRNSFSFNRDGRSKQKYLDRFVRTHRHAFERRFPMLPDVEFEYTWGGSLALSRNHMGHFGPLAPHVYGALCCNGLGVTRGTVTGTLLADYLAGKRSDLIDFLLSSPGPNRNPPEPILSIGVNANLWLGQHRAGAEV from the coding sequence ATGACGAGAGTAACTTCCCTTCCCGCGGATGATTCGACATGCGGCTGGTTTCATCTGAGTCAGCCCCGCCGGCCAAAACCATCTCATTCCGGAACAACGAATGCGCGCTGGGCCGTCGTTGGCGCCGGTTTTACCGGCCTGGCTGCCGCGCGGCAATTGGCGCTCAATTTTCCGGACGATGAGGTGGTGCTGGTGGACGCCCAGGAAGTGGGTTTCGGCGCGTCGGGAAGAAATGCCGGTTTTGCAATCGACCTGCCTCACGATATCGGAGCGGAAGACTATATCGGCGACATTGAAACCGCAAAAATCAGTTTGAACCTGAACTTGACCGGACAGCGGATCCTCAAGTCCCTGGTTGACGCGCACCAGATTGATTGCCAGTTCCGGGCCTCCGGAAAGTATCAGGCGGCGGTTGAAGACCGGGGCGTGGCGGTACTCGAAGCCTACCGTCGCGGCCTCGACAAGCTTGGCCAGGCGTACGAAATGATTGACGGCAAGGATTTGCCCCATCACATCGGCACGTCGTTCTACCGGCAGGCACTGTTCACGCCGGGAACCGCCCTGATCCAGCCTTCTGCGCTGGTGAAGGGGCTGGCCGACAGCCTGCCCCGGAATGTCAGCCTGTATGAGCGCACCGCCATTGCCGATGTCGAGTACGGTGAAAAAATCGTGCTCTCCCATGCGCATGGCCGCATTGCCGCGGACAAGCTGATTCTCACGAACAATGCCTTTGGCATGCGCTTCGGCTTTCTGTGCGGGACGATGCTTCCGATTTTCACCTATGCGAGCCTCACGAGGCCGCTGACGCCGGCAGAGCAGGCGTGTCTTGGCGGGAAACCGTTCTGGGGCCTCATTCCGGCGGACCCGTTCGGGACCACGCTGCGCCGCACGCATGACAACCGCATCCTGGTCAGAAACAGCTTCAGCTTCAATCGCGACGGGCGCAGCAAGCAGAAGTATCTCGACCGCTTTGTCAGGACACACAGGCATGCCTTCGAGAGGCGATTTCCGATGCTGCCAGACGTCGAGTTCGAATACACATGGGGCGGCTCGCTGGCGCTGTCACGCAATCATATGGGCCATTTCGGCCCGCTCGCGCCCCATGTTTACGGCGCACTTTGCTGCAACGGTCTGGGCGTCACCCGGGGCACGGTCACCGGCACGTTGCTGGCGGATTACCTGGCGGGCAAGCGCAGCGATCTGATTGATTTCCTGCTGTCGTCACCCGGCCCGAACAGGAATCCGCCGGAACCGATTCTTTCAATTGGCGTGAATGCCAATCTTTGGCTGGGACAACACCGTGCCGGCGCTGAAGTCTAG
- a CDS encoding dihydrodipicolinate synthase family protein, whose amino-acid sequence MKFEGIYTPAITPLTQEGNIDKGAFAEVLESLLDANVHGIVIGGSTGEYYAHTPQERFELAALAKSVIGTRVPLVVGTGAVRTEDSVEYAKAAKAIKADAILVGSPPYALPTERENAAHALTIDRAAGLPIMLYNYPGRMSVSMGREFFSTVSAASSNFVAIKESSGQTAQLHMLAAAFPNIGISCGWDDQALEFFAWGARSWVCAGSNFIPREHIALYEACVIEKNFDKGRRIMAAMLPLMDFLEGGKFVQSIKFGCELAGLRSGGVRAPLASLDESEKQTLQAIVARLRHDVATVVAEGV is encoded by the coding sequence ATGAAATTCGAAGGCATCTACACGCCCGCAATCACACCCCTGACGCAGGAGGGGAACATCGACAAAGGCGCCTTTGCCGAAGTCCTGGAATCCCTGCTGGATGCCAACGTCCACGGCATCGTCATCGGTGGCTCGACCGGCGAATACTATGCGCACACGCCGCAGGAACGTTTTGAACTCGCCGCGCTCGCCAAGTCGGTGATCGGCACGCGCGTGCCGCTGGTGGTCGGCACCGGAGCCGTGCGCACCGAAGATTCGGTCGAGTATGCCAAGGCGGCCAAGGCCATCAAGGCCGATGCGATTCTCGTCGGCTCGCCGCCGTACGCGCTGCCGACCGAGCGCGAGAACGCGGCCCACGCGCTCACGATCGACCGGGCGGCGGGCCTGCCCATCATGCTCTACAACTATCCCGGGCGGATGAGCGTGTCGATGGGCCGCGAGTTCTTCAGCACCGTCTCGGCCGCCTCCAGCAACTTCGTTGCGATCAAGGAGAGCTCCGGCCAGACGGCACAGCTGCACATGCTGGCCGCGGCGTTCCCGAACATCGGCATCTCGTGCGGCTGGGACGACCAGGCGCTGGAGTTCTTCGCCTGGGGCGCCCGCAGCTGGGTGTGCGCGGGCTCGAACTTCATCCCGCGCGAGCATATCGCGCTGTACGAAGCCTGCGTCATCGAAAAGAATTTCGACAAGGGCCGCCGCATCATGGCGGCGATGCTGCCGTTGATGGATTTCCTGGAAGGCGGGAAATTCGTGCAGTCCATCAAGTTCGGCTGCGAACTGGCCGGACTGCGTTCGGGCGGGGTGCGGGCCCCGCTGGCGTCGCTCGACGAGAGCGAGAAGCAGACGCTGCAAGCCATCGTCGCGCGGCTGCGGCACGACGTCGCCACGGTCGTCGCGGAGGGCGTCTGA
- a CDS encoding urate hydroxylase PuuD, producing the protein MEGYLLDWANLLLRWLHVITAIAWIGSSFYFVWLDNSLTRPSAPDLLDKGVDGELWAVHGGGFYHPQKYLLAPKQLPEHLHWFYWESYSTWMSGFALLTVVYLFNANVYLIDRSVFDMTATTAVLLALAFLAVGWLVYDTICRVFGKSDRLVGALVAVYVVIAAYAACHLFAGRAAFLLIGAMIATIMSANVFFWIIPGQRKVVAALKAGEKPDPIHGKRGKQRSVHNTYFTLPVLFAMLSNHYSMTYSHPFNWVVLVLIMLAGVLIRQFFILKHKGVWNGWYPAGGVALLLGTAVWLAPVQRPSAPQANTAAAATALAAQGGAAASGGSAFAKVQAVVTARCYQCHSAHPTLMPSPAKGVLLDTPEQLAAHAQLVYQQAVQQKLMPLGNVTQMTDEERTVIAKWFEDGASTTR; encoded by the coding sequence ATGGAAGGCTATCTCCTCGACTGGGCCAACCTGCTGCTGCGCTGGCTGCACGTGATCACGGCGATCGCGTGGATCGGCTCGTCGTTCTACTTCGTCTGGCTCGACAACAGCCTGACCCGGCCGAGCGCGCCGGACCTGCTGGACAAGGGCGTGGACGGCGAGCTGTGGGCCGTGCACGGCGGCGGGTTCTACCACCCGCAGAAGTACCTGCTGGCGCCGAAGCAGCTGCCCGAACACCTGCACTGGTTCTACTGGGAGTCGTATTCGACGTGGATGTCCGGCTTTGCGCTGCTGACGGTGGTGTACCTGTTCAACGCCAACGTCTACCTGATCGACCGCAGTGTGTTCGACATGACGGCGACCACAGCGGTGCTGCTGGCGCTGGCGTTCCTGGCGGTCGGCTGGCTGGTGTACGACACCATCTGCCGCGTGTTCGGCAAGAGCGACCGGCTGGTGGGCGCGCTGGTGGCGGTCTACGTGGTGATCGCGGCGTATGCGGCGTGCCACCTGTTCGCGGGCCGCGCGGCCTTCCTGCTGATCGGCGCGATGATCGCGACCATCATGAGCGCCAACGTGTTCTTCTGGATCATCCCGGGGCAGCGCAAGGTGGTGGCCGCGCTCAAGGCCGGCGAGAAGCCGGACCCGATCCACGGCAAGCGCGGCAAGCAGCGCAGCGTGCACAACACGTACTTCACGCTGCCGGTGCTGTTCGCCATGCTGTCGAACCACTACAGCATGACGTACTCGCACCCATTCAACTGGGTGGTGCTGGTGCTGATCATGCTGGCCGGGGTGCTGATCCGCCAGTTCTTCATCCTCAAACACAAGGGCGTGTGGAACGGGTGGTATCCGGCGGGCGGCGTGGCGCTGCTGCTGGGCACGGCGGTGTGGCTGGCGCCGGTGCAGCGTCCGTCGGCGCCGCAGGCGAATACCGCGGCGGCTGCCACGGCGCTGGCGGCGCAGGGCGGGGCGGCGGCATCCGGCGGCTCGGCCTTCGCCAAAGTACAGGCAGTCGTGACCGCCCGGTGCTACCAATGCCACTCGGCGCATCCTACGCTGATGCCATCGCCGGCCAAGGGCGTGCTGCTCGACACGCCGGAACAGCTGGCCGCGCATGCACAGCTCGTGTACCAGCAGGCCGTGCAGCAGAAGCTGATGCCGCTGGGCAACGTCACGCAGATGACCGATGAGGAGCGCACGGTGATCGCCAAGTGGTTCGAGGACGGTGCCAGCACCACCCGCTGA
- a CDS encoding nucleobase:cation symporter-2 family protein codes for MASTLAAPPADLTNERVAYARLLALGLQHVLVMYAGTVAVPLIVGSALHLPKEQLAFLINADLFAAGVATLIQSLGVWKFGIRMPVMMGVTFASVGPMIAIGGDPGIGLLGIYGAVIAAGLFGIVVAPLMGRVLGLFPPVVTGTVITLIGVSLMGVGINWAAGGQPTLKAMVDGVLRTVPNPAYGDPGGLAIALSVLVIILLLTKYGRGLIGNIAVLLGIACGTLIAMTAGKVSFAGVADADWMAVITPLHFGMPTFHAGAVASMCVVMLITLVESTGMFLALAEITGKTLTHDDLTRGLRADGLGSVIGGLFNTFPYTSFSQNVGLVTVTGVRSRFVAAAGGVILIALGLFPKMAHVVASVPAFVLGGAGIVMFGMVAATGVRILGSIDFNRHRHNLFIVAIAIGFGMIPTLAPAFFQYLPRWLEPVTHSGIVLGTLVAVILNLYYNGMQPAEHAMRAAAATTHSAE; via the coding sequence ATGGCAAGCACCCTCGCCGCCCCGCCGGCGGACCTGACCAACGAGCGCGTCGCCTATGCCCGCCTGCTCGCCCTCGGCCTGCAACATGTCCTGGTGATGTATGCAGGCACCGTGGCGGTGCCGCTGATCGTGGGCAGCGCACTGCATCTGCCCAAGGAGCAGCTCGCCTTCCTGATCAACGCCGACCTGTTCGCCGCCGGCGTGGCGACGCTGATCCAGTCCCTGGGCGTGTGGAAGTTCGGCATCCGCATGCCGGTGATGATGGGCGTGACGTTCGCCTCGGTGGGCCCGATGATCGCCATCGGCGGCGACCCGGGCATCGGCCTGCTGGGCATCTACGGCGCGGTCATCGCGGCGGGGCTGTTCGGCATCGTGGTTGCGCCGCTGATGGGGCGCGTGCTGGGGCTGTTCCCGCCGGTGGTGACCGGCACCGTCATCACGCTGATCGGCGTGTCGCTGATGGGCGTGGGCATCAACTGGGCCGCGGGCGGCCAGCCCACCCTCAAGGCCATGGTGGACGGCGTGCTCAGGACCGTGCCCAACCCGGCCTACGGCGACCCGGGCGGCCTGGCGATCGCGCTGTCGGTACTGGTCATCATCCTGCTGCTGACCAAGTACGGACGCGGCCTGATCGGCAACATCGCAGTGCTGCTGGGCATCGCCTGCGGCACGCTGATCGCCATGACGGCCGGCAAGGTCAGCTTCGCGGGCGTGGCCGACGCCGACTGGATGGCCGTCATCACGCCGCTGCACTTCGGCATGCCGACCTTCCACGCCGGCGCCGTCGCCTCGATGTGCGTGGTGATGCTGATCACGCTGGTGGAATCGACCGGCATGTTCCTGGCGCTGGCCGAGATCACCGGCAAGACGCTCACGCATGACGACCTGACCCGCGGCCTGCGCGCCGACGGCCTGGGCTCGGTGATCGGCGGCCTGTTCAACACCTTTCCCTACACCTCGTTCTCGCAGAACGTCGGGCTGGTGACCGTCACCGGCGTGCGCTCGCGCTTCGTGGCGGCGGCCGGCGGCGTGATCCTGATCGCGCTGGGGCTGTTCCCGAAGATGGCGCACGTGGTGGCCTCGGTGCCCGCCTTCGTGCTGGGCGGCGCGGGCATCGTGATGTTCGGCATGGTGGCCGCCACGGGCGTGCGCATCCTCGGCTCGATCGACTTCAACCGGCATCGCCACAACCTGTTCATCGTGGCCATCGCGATCGGCTTCGGCATGATCCCGACGCTGGCGCCGGCCTTCTTCCAGTACCTGCCGCGCTGGCTGGAGCCGGTCACGCACAGCGGCATCGTGCTGGGCACGCTGGTGGCGGTGATCCTGAACCTGTACTACAACGGCATGCAGCCGGCCGAGCACGCCATGCGCGCGGCCGCGGCCACCACGCACAGCGCGGAGTGA
- a CDS encoding GntR family transcriptional regulator, whose protein sequence is MSKSLKLVSTDAASKSGAKASGTTRMPVEERMYHEIYDAIMEHRLPPRTKLTEHALCEIYATARHTVRKVFSRLAADGLVDLEPNRGAFIAAPSIDEAHAMFELRQILERAVLDKVGRSASPKAAVAPLLARVNEERQAFVSHDRPRWIRLSAEFHVALAEQAGNPLVVEIMRRLVSRTTLMIASVEAPGHNACSFDEHLDILRALERGDVGAAQAHMAQHLQCCADRVRPEAPADFDLRAVLGRGDAPL, encoded by the coding sequence ATGTCCAAAAGTCTCAAGCTGGTCTCCACCGATGCGGCGTCGAAGTCGGGCGCGAAGGCGTCGGGCACAACGCGCATGCCGGTCGAAGAGCGGATGTACCACGAGATCTACGATGCGATCATGGAACACCGCCTGCCGCCGCGCACCAAGCTGACGGAGCATGCGCTCTGCGAAATCTATGCCACCGCGCGCCATACCGTGCGCAAGGTGTTCTCCCGGCTGGCCGCTGACGGCCTGGTCGACCTGGAGCCCAACCGCGGCGCCTTCATCGCCGCGCCGTCCATCGACGAAGCCCACGCCATGTTCGAGTTGCGCCAGATCCTGGAGCGCGCGGTGCTCGACAAGGTCGGCCGCAGCGCCAGCCCGAAGGCGGCCGTCGCGCCGCTGCTGGCGCGGGTCAACGAAGAGCGCCAGGCCTTCGTCAGCCACGATAGGCCGCGCTGGATCCGGCTGTCGGCCGAATTCCACGTGGCGCTGGCCGAGCAGGCCGGCAACCCGCTGGTGGTGGAGATCATGCGCCGGCTGGTCTCGCGCACCACGCTGATGATCGCCAGCGTCGAGGCGCCGGGCCACAACGCCTGCTCGTTCGACGAGCACCTCGACATCCTTCGCGCGCTCGAGCGCGGCGATGTCGGCGCCGCGCAGGCGCACATGGCCCAGCACTTGCAATGCTGTGCCGACCGCGTCCGCCCGGAAGCGCCCGCGGACTTTGACCTGCGCGCGGTGCTGGGCCGGGGCGACGCCCCCCTCTAG
- a CDS encoding MFS transporter produces the protein MANNVSIEDVPLNGFHQLLSIRSGGGWVLDGYVLSIIGVAMVQLSAALHLSGFWQGMVAASALTGIFCGGFLGGLLTGCLGRQKLYFFGPTIFVVCSLAQFWADSGAALFFFRFLIGVGVGFEYPVAGSLLVEFMPRKDRGPRLAMLTILWFAGAALAYMVGNAILDTGRADAWRLVLASPAVIGALLLLVRIGTPESPRWLLSKGRAAEAERVIQQVYGPQFSLENLPEQLPEKKVSLLSLLHSGYGKRMLFVSVFWSCSVIPVFAVYAFAPTVLQALHLKGAWASFGSVAITLLFVVGCFVATRLINTVGRRSMLIHSFLWSGLALLGLGLFCDGSEMLVLVLFGAYAVFIGGAQVLQLVYPNELFPTEIRSAAVGMGASLSRIGAAIGTWAVPLALQGIGVGNTMFAAAGVTLFGLLVSLAIAPETRALSLQEAASLSR, from the coding sequence GTGGCAAACAACGTTTCTATCGAAGACGTTCCTTTGAATGGCTTCCATCAACTGCTCAGCATTCGATCCGGCGGCGGCTGGGTCCTGGACGGCTACGTACTGAGCATCATCGGCGTGGCCATGGTGCAGTTGTCGGCGGCGCTGCATTTGAGCGGCTTCTGGCAAGGCATGGTTGCGGCCTCGGCCTTGACCGGGATTTTCTGCGGAGGCTTCCTGGGCGGGCTGCTGACCGGATGCCTGGGTCGCCAGAAGCTGTACTTCTTCGGTCCGACGATTTTCGTGGTGTGCTCGCTGGCGCAGTTCTGGGCGGATTCCGGCGCGGCGCTGTTCTTCTTCCGATTCCTGATCGGGGTCGGTGTCGGGTTCGAATACCCGGTTGCGGGTTCCTTGCTGGTGGAGTTCATGCCCAGGAAAGATCGAGGCCCGCGCTTGGCGATGCTGACCATCCTGTGGTTCGCCGGTGCGGCGCTGGCTTACATGGTGGGCAACGCGATCCTGGATACCGGGCGTGCCGACGCATGGAGACTGGTCCTCGCAAGCCCGGCCGTCATCGGCGCACTGCTGTTGCTGGTGCGCATCGGGACGCCGGAGTCGCCTCGCTGGCTGTTGAGCAAAGGGCGGGCAGCGGAGGCCGAGCGCGTCATCCAGCAGGTCTATGGCCCCCAGTTTTCGCTCGAGAATCTTCCCGAACAACTGCCGGAGAAGAAGGTGTCGCTCCTGAGCCTGCTGCACTCCGGGTACGGCAAGCGCATGCTGTTCGTGTCGGTCTTCTGGAGCTGCTCGGTGATTCCCGTGTTTGCCGTGTACGCATTCGCGCCCACGGTACTGCAGGCGTTGCATCTGAAAGGGGCCTGGGCGTCGTTCGGCTCCGTGGCCATCACGCTGCTGTTCGTGGTCGGCTGCTTCGTTGCCACGCGGCTGATCAATACCGTCGGCCGCCGCAGCATGCTCATTCATAGCTTCCTGTGGTCGGGGCTGGCGCTGCTGGGATTGGGCCTCTTCTGCGACGGCTCGGAAATGCTGGTGCTCGTGCTGTTCGGTGCCTATGCCGTGTTTATCGGCGGTGCGCAGGTATTGCAGCTGGTCTATCCGAATGAGCTGTTTCCCACCGAAATCCGGTCGGCTGCGGTGGGCATGGGGGCCTCGTTGTCGCGCATCGGCGCAGCCATTGGAACGTGGGCGGTCCCCCTCGCGCTGCAGGGCATTGGTGTCGGCAACACGATGTTCGCGGCGGCCGGGGTGACGCTGTTCGGCCTGCTGGTGTCACTGGCCATCGCCCCGGAAACGCGCGCGCTCAGCTTGCAGGAGGCGGCTTCGCTCAGTCGCTAG
- the uraH gene encoding hydroxyisourate hydrolase yields MGRLTTHVLDTAAGTPGKDLAITLFKIVNNLRQPIKTVRTNHDGRCEAPLLEGEALQAGIYELDFAVGDYYRAAGVSLPDPAFLDVVTLRFGVADAGAHYHVPLLVSPWSYSTYRGS; encoded by the coding sequence ATGGGACGCTTGACCACCCATGTGCTCGACACCGCTGCAGGCACGCCGGGCAAGGACTTGGCGATCACCCTGTTCAAGATTGTCAACAATCTAAGGCAGCCGATCAAAACGGTCCGCACCAATCACGATGGCCGTTGCGAGGCGCCGCTGCTGGAAGGCGAGGCGCTGCAGGCCGGCATCTACGAGCTGGATTTCGCGGTGGGCGACTACTACCGCGCGGCCGGCGTCAGCCTCCCCGACCCCGCGTTCCTCGATGTGGTGACGCTGCGCTTCGGCGTGGCCGATGCCGGCGCGCACTACCACGTGCCGCTGCTGGTGTCGCCGTGGTCGTACTCGACCTATCGCGGCAGCTGA
- a CDS encoding GntR family transcriptional regulator has translation MTRTKVAAESDAQVADPSVDRKALLSEALRRRIVSMEMAPGAVVDELALSEEFGLSRPPVREIMRQMAAEGYIDLEANRAARVSSMNHQSLRNFFLAAPLIYIATTQLAAVNAAQHEIDALKAIQLRFRQAIEDNDVESRVLYNDQFHLQIGVMAHNAYLMPSLRRILIDHARLGKIFYRHPTTSDMQADLGKAASQHDQIIEAIERHDANAAADIVRAHMDLSRRRMTEYVAPAAVEVPLTY, from the coding sequence ATGACGAGAACGAAGGTCGCCGCGGAAAGCGATGCGCAAGTGGCCGATCCTTCTGTTGACCGGAAGGCGCTATTGAGCGAAGCGCTGCGCAGACGGATCGTCAGCATGGAAATGGCGCCCGGCGCGGTGGTGGACGAGCTGGCGCTCAGTGAGGAATTCGGCCTCTCCCGCCCCCCCGTCCGGGAAATCATGCGGCAGATGGCGGCCGAGGGATACATCGACCTCGAAGCCAATCGGGCAGCGCGCGTTTCGTCGATGAACCACCAGTCGTTGAGGAATTTCTTCCTGGCCGCCCCGCTCATTTACATCGCGACCACGCAATTGGCGGCGGTGAATGCGGCACAGCACGAAATTGATGCGCTGAAGGCCATTCAGCTGCGGTTTCGTCAGGCCATCGAAGACAACGATGTCGAGAGCCGCGTCTTATACAACGACCAGTTCCATCTCCAGATCGGGGTGATGGCTCACAACGCCTACCTGATGCCGAGTTTGCGCCGCATCTTGATCGACCACGCCAGGCTCGGAAAAATCTTCTATCGGCATCCGACCACCAGCGACATGCAGGCGGATCTCGGCAAAGCGGCCAGCCAGCACGACCAGATCATCGAGGCGATCGAGCGCCACGATGCAAACGCCGCCGCAGACATCGTGCGCGCGCACATGGATCTGTCCCGTCGCCGGATGACGGAGTATGTCGCGCCTGCGGCTGTTGAGGTGCCGCTGACGTACTGA